TTGCCGGGACCGACTCCTTAATTACTTCTTCCAAAAGATCCATGGGCACCGCGTTGCTGGCTTTTGCATAAGCGCCCAGCATAGCTGTATTGATCGTAGCCCCCAATCCCAGAGACTCAGAGACGGAGAGTGCGTCGATAAGAGCCAAACGAAACTTCTTCAACGCTTGAAAATCTCTGTCGGTCAGAGCATTGTTTATGAGCAGGAGCCCTCCGGGCTTAAGCATTGACTCAATCTCTCTTTCGTCCACAAGATCAGGCGCCATGTAAATCATCTGGTCCGGTGCGGTGATCTCGCATTTCAGAAGGATCTTCTTGTCGTCCACCCTGAGAAAGCTGGCAACCGGGGCGCCTCTGCGTTCGCCGCCGAAAACGGAGAAGCACTGAGGGTACTTCCCCATGGTGAAAAAAACCCTTGCAAGGATCTGAGACGCGATGACCGCGCCCTGTCCTCCTCTGCCGAAGAACTTTATCTCAATCATCTGGGCCTCTGCTTTATTTCAAAGAATGGGGGATGTTTATTGGGATACTGTACCCCAATAACCGGGGTGTGTCAAGGAAGGCGGAAAGAAACGTCTTTCGCCCTGGCAAAACCTTTTGACACCCGAGCAAAAATACTGTACCCTAGATGCGCTACAAGAAAGACAATGAAGCAGCATATCATCAACTTCAAAATAGAAAAGCAACCCCACCTGCGGAAAATCGTTTATGAACGGTTGAAAGATGCAATTCTTACCGGTTCGATTCCGAAAGGTACGAAACTCTACGAATCAAAAATTGCAGAGGAGACGGGCATAAGCCGGACTCCGGTGAGGGAGGCGCTTCATGCCCTCGAGCGGGAACTGCTCATCACTGCAATCGACAAGGTGGGTTATCAAATAGTCGATGCAGATGTCCAGGACCTTGAAGAGATCTCGGTACTAAGAAAAACCGTCGAGACCCTTGCCCTAAAAAAGGCGATTGACAGTATAGGGGAGACTGAGATACGCAGGCTGGAGACGAATCTCAAGCAGGCGGAAAGAGCTTTGAAAGAGTACAAAGGTGATCTCTTTATCCAGCTGGATGCGGAGTTCCATCAGGTATTATGCTCCCTGAGTCATAGCGAGCGCCTGATAAGGATGGCAGATGCGCTGCGGAAGGAAATGCACAGATTCAGAAGGCGTACAAAACTGGACCACGAACTGGCTGAGGAATCCCTCAGGTACCACCAGAAAATAGTCAATTTCCTGAAACTGAAGGATTATAGAAACGCGAAGAAAGCGCTGAACGACCATATCGATCACGCAAGAAGAAAGACCGAGAAGGAGTTCCTGGGAGGGTTGAGAGTGCAATGAAAGAGATACGGTTACACGGCAGGGGAGGGCAAGGGGTAGTGATGGGCGCTGAAATGCTGGCATACGCGTTTGTCCTCGAGGGCAAGTACGCTTCTTCGTTCCCGACCTTCGGGGCAGAACGCAGAGGAGCGCCTGTGGCGGCTTTTCTTCGCTGCGATGAAAAACCGATAAGGGAGACTCACCAGATTTATGATCCCGATTGTATTATGTGCCTGGATCCTTTTATAGGAAGATCGCAAGAGATCTTCAACGGATTGAAAGGGGACGGCATTGCAATTATTAATACCCCGAAGCTGAAGCTGGAGAAATGGCCTGACGCGCTCAAAATGCTGGGCCTGATTGATGCAACCGCCCTGGCTCTTGATGAGATAGGCAGGGCGATCGTCAACACGTGCATGCTCGGCGTGATAGCAAAGGTTACGGGATGGGTAAAGCTGGAATCTGTGATAGCAAGCCTCGACATGAACTTCGAAGGAAAGTTGTTGCAGAAAAACATAGACCTGGTGAGACGCGGCTACGACAGTGTCGCAATTTCAGTAAGGAGCACCACATGAAATTCATCAGCAAATTTGAAGGACCCTGGTCGACACCAAGTGAGCCGCTCGATGTCAAAACAGGGGAATGGAGGTCGCAGAGGCCGGTTACAAGGAGTGAGAAGTGCCGTCAGTGCGGCTGGTGCTTCATCTTCTGTCCGTGCGGCTGCAGGAAAGAAACAGGACATTTCTTTTCTGCTGATCTCGATTATTGTAAAGGCTGCGGAGTCTGTGCCAGAGTCTGCCCGGCCAGAGCAATTGCACTGGTGAGGGAGGAAGTCTGATGGCGACAATGGATCTGAGAGGCCAAACGAGAGTGCTGGACGGGAATCGCGCAGGCGCGTACGGCGTGCTCCTCTCGCGACCCGATGTGATTGCCTCCTACCCGATCACCCCGCAGACACCGCTGCTCGAAACGATTTACAAGTTCGAGGCCGAGGGATTACTCAACGCGGAGATGGTAGAGCCCGAAGGTGAGAATTCGGCGATGGGCGTCCTGCTTGGTGCATGCGCGGCTGGCGGACGCACGTTCACCGCCAGTTCTTCCCAGGGCTTGTCGTTCATGAATGATGCCTATCTTCTTGCTGCGGGAAACAGGTTCCCTATCGTAATGGCGATCGGTATGAGGGAGCAGGTAAGCCCGCACGGTGTAGTGGCAGGACAGCAGGATGCTGTGATGGTGAAGGATCACGGCTGGGTCCAGATCTACATGGAATCCTGCCAGGAGATACTTGACACTATAATGATGGCCTATAGGCTGGCGGAAGATTCAGACGTGCTCCTTCCTGTTAACGTGTGCTACGAGGGATTTTTTCTCTCGCACCATTCACAGAGAGTTGAGATACCGACGCAAGAGCAAGCGGATCTCTTTCTAGCTCCGCTCAAGAACATGGAACGCCCCAAGTGGAGCCTCGATGATCCCATGGTTTTTTCAAGCTACACGGTTCCTGCGGAGCTTTTCACCGAATACCGGTATAAGGCGTGTGCAGCCCACCAGAGGGCAAAAGGAAAGTTCGATGAGATCGACAGGGAGTTCGGAAAGCAGTTCGGCCGCAGCTATGGCGGTCAGATAGAGGAGTACAGGACCGAGGACGCCGAGGTGGTCATTGTCACCATGGGTTGCTCCACGGGAACGGCAAAGGTTGTTGTCGACAAGAAACGCGAGGAGGGGCTGAAGGTTGGGCTGATCAAGATACGGATGTTCCGGCCCAGCCCTAAGGAGCGGTTGATCAAGGCCCTCAACGGGAAGAAAGCCATAGGAGTGGTCGACCGAAACGTATGCTACGCGTGGAACTGCGGCCATAACTTCATCGAGTTGAAAACCCTGTTGAGCGATCTGGAGACACCGGCCCCGAAGCTGGTTGACTTTATAGGGGGACTGGGCGGAGCAGACATTACCGCGCTTCATGTGGAACGCGTCATCGAAAGAACGTATGCTGCGGTCAGGGGTGAAGAGCAGCCAGTTGTTACGTGGCTGTCGTTAGAATAGAGTGAGGGGCTAGCGCTAGCGGCAAAGGGCTAATGGCTCATGGCTTCAAACCTTTTGTCCTTGGGCCCTTTGCCTTTAGCCGGTTTTTAGAGGAGAGATGCTTTGGAAAAGAAAAAACATGTCATAGTAGGATGCGGCACTGCAGCCCTCTCGGCATTAAAGCGGATGAGGCAGAACAACGCCGCAGACGATATTGAAGTGGTGTCGATGGAGCCTCACCTTCCATATTCTCCCACGTCTCTTCCCTACCTCATCTCAGGGAAGATACAGGAATCTGAAATTTCCATGGTGACGGAGAGTTTCTTTGACCGGATGCGAGCAGTGTGGGCCAGGGGCAGGGGCAAACGGGTGGAGCGTCTCGATACAGGCAAGAGCCAGGTCATTTACGAGTCTGGTGAGCGGGAGGCGTATGATTCCCTCCTGATCGCAACGGGCAGTGAGCCTGTTGTCCCGTCAATCCCGGGCCTGAAGCAGGAAGAGGCGTTGCAGTTGAGGACCCTGGATCACGCCAGGGCTCTGATAGACAAAATAAAGGGAACCAGGACCGCAATCATTCTCGGCGCCGGGTTGATCGGTATGCATGTGGCTCAATGCCTGGCTGAAAAGGGAATGAAGGTGAAGGTTGTGGAGATGCAGCCGCGCATTCTGCCCTCCTATTTCGACGCAGACGCCTCCCCAATGATCCAGCGGGTGCTGGAGCAGCATGGCATAACTTTTTTTGTCAACAAGCAAGTTGCTGAAGTGTACAGCAAGAAAGGCTTCGTCGGGGTAGCATTGAAAGGGGGAGATGCCCTGGAAGCGGACCTGCTGCTGGTTGCTACGGGCGTAAGGCCGCGGACCTCTCTCGTAAACGGAAGCGGTATAGAAGTGGACAACGGCATACTGGTCGACCGCCAGATGAGAACAAATGTCAGCAACGTGTTTGCAGCGGGCGACGTCGCAGCAGCCAAAAGCTTTTTTACAGGGAAGCATGGTCTGAATCCTATTTTGCCCAGCGCGGCCGAGCAGGGCAACGTTGCGGGCAGCAACATGGTGGGTGAGGTCAAGGAGTACGAAGGCTGGCTGCCGATGAATACCTTCAATTTCTTCGGTCATCGTGCTGTGTCCGTCGGAGAGACGACTCCTGTCGAAGGCGATGAGGTGCTCGCGGAAGCAAATGGAAAAAAGGAAACATACAGGAAGCTGATCTACAGGCAGGGTAAACTTGTGGGAGCGACCTTCCTCAGTACAGACGTGGATGCCGGTGTGTTTCAGTACCTGGTACGCAAGCGGGTGGAGATTAGCCAGTACAAAAATTCTCTTCTCGCGTTGCCGAGAGAAACGAGTCTGTGGCTCATGCGTGAAGCGGAACGAAAAGAAACCGTTTCAATAGAGGACTAGAAGAGGGCTGAACATGAAGAGTTTCTATGACACCTTGAGGATTGAAGAGAATATATGCCCGCCCGATTGCAAGGCGTGCCACACACGGTGCACCGAGGTCAAGAAAGAGAAGGGCCAGCAAGGAACCGGCATCCTGGAAGTTCATTTGCCCGAATTGGGTGTCCATACTGCCAATACGTGTAACCAGTGCTCGGAACCGGCCTGTCTCGATGTCTGTCCCACAGGCGCGATCATAAAGAATCAAGACGATGGAATTGTCCGGATAACGCAAACCAAGTGTCTCGGGTGCGGCCTGTGCGATCTTGCGTGTCCTTATGGCGGGATCGATTTCGATGCAACCTCGAAACAGGCGTCAAAGTGCGATCTCTGCGAAGGGGAACCGCAGTGCGTGGAAGCGTGCCCGGTCAAAGCCATTTCTGTTATGAAAGCCCGCTCGGTTGTTAAACATTTTCATGAGGACCCTTTGCTGATGGGGTCATCCTTGTGTGTAGGTTGCCCGGCAGAAACCACGCTTCGTTTCGTGCTCAGGGTGCTCGGGAAAGATACCTATCTGTTCGGAGCCCCGGGGTGTGCGACCAACGTGATTAACGGCATGGGAATACGGACCATGGTTCGTATTCCGAGCCACATGTCGAACATGACAACAGTACCCTCCACCATGACCGGTGTGAAGAGATACCACAGGAAAATGGGCAGAGATGTGAGGTGTGTTGCGTTCGTCGGAGACGGTTGCGCAACGGACGTGGGATTCCAGCCGCTCTCAGGTGCGGCCGAAAGGAACGAGAACATCATCTTCATAACGTACGACAACGAAGGCT
This genomic stretch from Syntrophorhabdales bacterium harbors:
- a CDS encoding 4Fe-4S dicluster domain-containing protein, producing the protein MKSFYDTLRIEENICPPDCKACHTRCTEVKKEKGQQGTGILEVHLPELGVHTANTCNQCSEPACLDVCPTGAIIKNQDDGIVRITQTKCLGCGLCDLACPYGGIDFDATSKQASKCDLCEGEPQCVEACPVKAISVMKARSVVKHFHEDPLLMGSSLCVGCPAETTLRFVLRVLGKDTYLFGAPGCATNVINGMGIRTMVRIPSHMSNMTTVPSTMTGVKRYHRKMGRDVRCVAFVGDGCATDVGFQPLSGAAERNENIIFITYDNEGYMNTGIQRSSTTPYGGWTTTTPAMGKRKGKRMSSKNVPLIMAAHDIPYVATAVIAYPEDLLMKLQKAMAVKDGMSYIHILSPCILGWGYSISQSLDILRAAVETNYFPLWEYERGEYRMTHVVEKPKPITEYTALLKKFAHLDKEELDELQKIVNKRFDRIRALTMMEGAKDGKTREVKTAGGL
- a CDS encoding 2-oxoacid:acceptor oxidoreductase family protein; this translates as MKEIRLHGRGGQGVVMGAEMLAYAFVLEGKYASSFPTFGAERRGAPVAAFLRCDEKPIRETHQIYDPDCIMCLDPFIGRSQEIFNGLKGDGIAIINTPKLKLEKWPDALKMLGLIDATALALDEIGRAIVNTCMLGVIAKVTGWVKLESVIASLDMNFEGKLLQKNIDLVRRGYDSVAISVRSTT
- a CDS encoding 4Fe-4S binding protein, with product MKFISKFEGPWSTPSEPLDVKTGEWRSQRPVTRSEKCRQCGWCFIFCPCGCRKETGHFFSADLDYCKGCGVCARVCPARAIALVREEV
- a CDS encoding GntR family transcriptional regulator — its product is MKQHIINFKIEKQPHLRKIVYERLKDAILTGSIPKGTKLYESKIAEETGISRTPVREALHALERELLITAIDKVGYQIVDADVQDLEEISVLRKTVETLALKKAIDSIGETEIRRLETNLKQAERALKEYKGDLFIQLDAEFHQVLCSLSHSERLIRMADALRKEMHRFRRRTKLDHELAEESLRYHQKIVNFLKLKDYRNAKKALNDHIDHARRKTEKEFLGGLRVQ
- a CDS encoding 2-oxoacid:acceptor oxidoreductase family protein, with amino-acid sequence MIEIKFFGRGGQGAVIASQILARVFFTMGKYPQCFSVFGGERRGAPVASFLRVDDKKILLKCEITAPDQMIYMAPDLVDEREIESMLKPGGLLLINNALTDRDFQALKKFRLALIDALSVSESLGLGATINTAMLGAYAKASNAVPMDLLEEVIKESVPAKVSANVAAAKKAYELTQLFY
- a CDS encoding FAD-dependent oxidoreductase, giving the protein MEKKKHVIVGCGTAALSALKRMRQNNAADDIEVVSMEPHLPYSPTSLPYLISGKIQESEISMVTESFFDRMRAVWARGRGKRVERLDTGKSQVIYESGEREAYDSLLIATGSEPVVPSIPGLKQEEALQLRTLDHARALIDKIKGTRTAIILGAGLIGMHVAQCLAEKGMKVKVVEMQPRILPSYFDADASPMIQRVLEQHGITFFVNKQVAEVYSKKGFVGVALKGGDALEADLLLVATGVRPRTSLVNGSGIEVDNGILVDRQMRTNVSNVFAAGDVAAAKSFFTGKHGLNPILPSAAEQGNVAGSNMVGEVKEYEGWLPMNTFNFFGHRAVSVGETTPVEGDEVLAEANGKKETYRKLIYRQGKLVGATFLSTDVDAGVFQYLVRKRVEISQYKNSLLALPRETSLWLMREAERKETVSIED